TATACAAGCAACCTTCAATTCAAGTTAAGGTTGCTTGATAATGaaaaaagattttaatattGATCTGCCAGTTTTAATGATATATATACGCTACAATGCTCCGATCTTGACAACATTAgcggagattgtagcattgccttgcaaaaaaatttcctctgctcttctaaattttaattatcaatTGAGAGTCAAACATTGTATTTTGTTATGTTATATTAAAAGCGATTTCAACTAGGACGCAGGTGCACTTGTAGAGCTTTTTAATACTGTACGAACAAACataattgtaatatttataaacaaaattctcCCACGCTTTTTTAGAAATACTCTTTATTTTAATGGCTagattttattaaacaaatttttagtggCATTGGCACATAAATGTTTCAATTTATCCGTTGTATAATTTAGATTTATTGTTTTCCCGTAATAAacagtaataaatatattgtggCACAAACACATTGTTAGCATCTGATACTGTGGATAACAAACATACCTTTTTTGCCCttaaccatttttaattatgatCGTATACTTAGAAACCGAAATGCTTCTTCTACCTGCTTGACAAATCGGgcaaatatactataaatatcattatttaatcgatttaatttttctcatattaGAAAATAACCTTTAAATTGCATTacaatataaattgaaatataatattacatatttaaaatctcAGTCTAAACTTATTTTACTTGGcaatgttttatttacaattttctataCTTACAATCAGTCAAAATTCtacaatataaaatagaaaacctaaatcatgttttaaaaataaaaaaaaaaaaaacggttagataaaattaattttcaaggTGGAAGACATTTGACTGTCATTACTGATTTATATTAGATATGTTTATAAgatccattaaattttattttccttttattattatcattattcgAAGTCTTCAGAAGCGAAAATCAAATCGTTTACATATTAATTTAACGATGAGGTTACTATCACTAAAATGCATATTGTATGTTATTTGCCAAGTTGATATTATTCTCTGTGAATATCTCTTAAGTCGATTAAATCTTATACTCTGTATTCGTTATTCAACAGAGGTTAGTGGAGTCCACGTGAATCCATCGTTCTGCTCGATAAAAGTATTCGCAATGGCGTAAAAATGCAGTGAATTTTTGGTGCCACTGCCAAATTATCAGAGCTAAGATTATTTCTCGCCACTTACATTGGTTTGTAATCCTAATCCTATCATTAACCCCAGACGTTATCGCCGATGCCGAGTACTCGCCTGTAAGTAAGAGGATCATTAGAAAAAATGcgatttagaaaattaaatatgacaATTTAATAGAATTGATGTTTTTTAATTACAGTATTTTAGTTGTTTCAGATGCTTCGGTATGTAATGTACTATAGAAAGTAGACAGCATTTAAAGTTGACTACTAACGATTTTCAGaatctttaaatattattaagtaaATGAGATGATATTTTGAGATCGGCTATTTTCTCAATAATTGCGAGTATTGAAGCTCACTCACcccttaaatatttgtatttagcaATGTATCTATTAGAATATATTAATATGATGAATAAAAGCGTTTACCGGGGCGTATGAGCAATGTCTAGCAAGTTGCGATACATAGTCAAAATTTATGCGGCCAGCTTATTCTACGACGCATAATCGATCGTATACAGTACCatcttttcataaaattaaaagtataaacacaaaaaatatctaaaaaaatgtattcttaTGAAGTAACACCATTGATTCAATTTGATCAGAAACTATCAATATCATGGGGCACTCGCTGCTAATGAcatattatgtaaattaaattatttattgaatgtGGTAAAACAGTTTTATTTAACCTTTTGTTTCTTGTCAGAGAATGTATTATAAATTGAACAAATGtgcctacatatatacacacattcatatttaGCAGATTGCAAGGGCAGTGGATTCGacatgctttgttgttgttggcggtgttAATGTTAGCCACCGGAAACTTTTTACGTTGCTAtcgcatttataaatataatgcttaaatgtaacacgattttataataactaattttatttactgATTGCGTTCTCAATAACAGGACTTGCAATGCGGAGCCAAGCGGTAGTTGTCCAATCAATTAATCTCTGATACGAATAAGTTACTTGGATTCAAGCTCTGCGTCGGAATCAAATGAGCTTTACTAAaggaataaaattattgaaataccAATAAAAAATACGCTTTTAAGGCACTTGAAACCAAGAGGTGTAAAGTAATTCTTAATATAAACTGACAGTAATATTCATACTTTCCTTACAataatacatacaagtatttttgggattaaatatattaagaattattttaaCTCTTTAGTTTAATGTGCATTAAAAGAATGTTTGATAgtattttaaactaaattttttgccGCACGTGGTGTTTTCACTTTATTTAAGGATGtgttttgcaaaatttgttaTTCAAATGACAGCATGGATAGGTAATGCTTTTAGTTGAATAGTTTTAGGTCTTAACTGTATGTAAGCTAATATTCGATACGAGcacaattaatttcgaaatagaAAAGTAAATCTATAAATATAGTATGTTAATAAGAGAAAGTATACCATTCAGTACGTGAAGGACAACTGTTTTGGGAGCACTGTTAGATGGGCTGCAGGTGTAATTGCCGGAATCATTTTTCTCCACGGATGGTATTATTAAAGATGCAgcctgtaaataaaattgtaagatATACATTTTTCGTCGTAACGAGAGAAATGTTGCTGGTGTGCGTTGTGGGATCACAAATTTGCATCGCAGGCGGTTTATTAGTGTGGATTGTAAAAGTAGTTAGAGCACAACCaatgttattttcaaaaaaagggaCATGTTTCATCTTCTTTATACATAAATCTTAGTAAatactttataaatataaagctaCTTACCGTTACATCTCGTACTTTTACTGCTGCCAACATTGtaatcgttgttgttattgttaatgtAGTTGTCGGACAATGAGTCGTCTTTACTTTGGTTGGCACTACTGCTGGCACGATGTCCACTGCCGCCGCTACGGTGGGGAGAAAGGACAAAGTGGAGTTATCTGTGCCAAAATCAAAGCCACCGTCGCTGTCCGCTAAATCCATCGCGACGTCTGTACCTAATCGAGAAATTGGTAAAGTGGTCGAGGGCGTTCCTGTTGTCAATTTTGCATCCCTGACAGACGTTTGGACTACTGGTGTGCTGTTCTCTTCATTTTCAAAGTTGGTAGCCAAGACTGGTGCTTTGGGCTTTGCTGATGCGGCAGCAGCAGTATCGAATGGTGGAGTAGTTGTCGTTGCACTATCGCCTTGGGCCGTTGATGTTGTTGCTTCCGCGGTCGTTGAGAAATCGTGTAAAGGCCATTCGATGCGTTCGATTTCTGTGCGCCAACCCCTTCGGCTATGCAAATAAATCTGCTTATGATTATGGAACCAATTAATAAAAACTGGCGGGTCCAATGCCTGGCTAATTATGCAACGCAGCTTCACTTGACTGCCAGCCTTGACGTGTTGCGTGGGTTCACCTATCAATTCCGTTTTCGCTTCTGCACCAGTGAACAGGCGATGGCGACAGAGTGCAGCGGTCATCACAATGAAATGAAAGGGCGGTGTTGGATGAATCATATAGATGTAGGTGACATTAATGCGCAAACAACCGTCAAAAGTCGGATAACACATGTTATGAGTTATGAGTTCATACGTGTTTGAATGTTTTTGAGGGCATGTtgcaatttttcgatatttttatgcgAAATTAATTCGATGCATGAAATTAAGATAATGGAAATTTGATCAATTTAAATTATCATATTATTAAGaataaacacatatatacatacatacatatacatatgcacatttacatacataggtgtGCCAATTGCAATGATTGATTGCAATCATAACgacattatataaaaattatgtgtcACGTTTTGTGCGGCTAAACTATTTTACCggttttaatacaatttagCAAACTGTGTTCAGTTTTACataacttagaagataggatagtttaAATCTCAATTATGTTAAAAGTTAAAACAGTtcataaacgaaaaatatttttttcaaataataagcatgtggtcaaaatttacatatgtaagaatcatttaaatattttattgcttcaaacaaataaaatatctacACATAGCTCTGCGAgagaacaaataatttttgtagaaatattctACTGATTGTTTCGAATAAACAAGGCGGCTTGTTTTCCTTGTACGTACCATGTGGAACCGGTAAGACCTCAAGTTCAATTCTTTGGATTCTTAGTATAACGTCaatcttaataatattttcgctgtattgaatagtttattttaataatactgaatatatgtatgtatgtcatagaCACAGTAGCAAGTGGCCagattttctatttatttttttaattttttcttttaaacgcATTACAACAGCATCAAATACCATAAGTACACAACATATTGTTCAAGACGACTTACCAACTACCCGCAATGTGACGATGGCACTCGACTTCGGCTCCGTAGATACCTGACATTCGTAGGTACCTTCGTCTTTAAGTTGAACATATTTGATTTGTAGTGACCAACGATCAGGTTTCGGTGCGAAAATTGGCTGGAATCTTTGGTCAGCTATGAAAGTCGTCTGATCAACTGTTAAAATGTGTCCATCTCGTATTCGTAACCAGGATATCGGTTTTCTCAGGATCTGCTTCACCTGTTTGGTGAAAAATAGAACAAATTTGCTAGAGACTTTATTTATAATTGACTTTCCACATGCCCAatatgcaatatacatacatatgtgtaattaTTGCCGTATACGAGTATTATctcaattataaaataaattgagcaAAGCATTTTAAGCCCTACTGTACTTGTATGAAACTCCATTAatgattatttacatattcgATGCATTTCATCAGTGTGCATCTATCCTCAAATATTCATAATACAGTAATtagaatatttgtaaaaatccaCAACTTGAAgagttatatatgtagtttAGGGCAATATGGATCATGAAAGTGCATCGCTGCTGGCTTTTGACATTCTACCTCACATTGCCATCTTAAGTACAGTCGTATCTGCGATATCATTGCCGACCCGAGACAATTTACAGTCTGCGCTTTCCACTAGCTGCAGACACAGGTAGTGTTAGTAAGAACTGAATTACCGTAAACAAATTTGGAACGATATCtagttaaatttttgaacaaataaaatttaaaatgctcaGTGACATACTGTTATGAGCAATTTTTCTGCCAAAGCTTGTACCTCGTTGTATAAATCTGTCGGCTGGCACTGGGCGATATCAATTGGATACCGTCACCTAAGTCACGTAAAATGGGATCGTCCTAACGACCACTTGATATAAAGGACGTAAGTGCTTTCTCTTTAAAGCAATATATATAACTTCATGGCGTTTGACATACAAACTTATAAATTGGACTTACATTACAGGGGAGATAGGCATGTGTGCCAGCCTGACTGATCACCGTTTGGTGGTCGTCGATGGATGGAATAGGCCgtggtgttgttgttagtgGAGGTCGATTCGTCCTTgctttcgttgttgttggtgatacCGTTTGAAACTGAAACTCTTTAGTTGTGGTGTGTACAATTTCTTGGTCAAAAGCAAGACCAAAAGTTGTGTCCGAATAAGGTCTAGTTGTTAGAATCGTCGGCACAATattcgaatttcgtgaaggatcagttttattttttactgtttGGTTAGAGAACACCATGATTATTTTAAAGTCGGTGTCATTGCCGATCAAATAGTTTTCGGTTTCTGGCACAACTTTCATTGCTCTAACTGGTGCGATTGctgttaaatttaattgttgttgcttcacTTGACGAGTGCGTTGTTGACGAATTTTCCTCACCGAATCTGTTTGCAGTTTCGGCGACTTGCTATTGCTATTAATTAAGTGGTAGTCATTACTGTGTGGGCTATCTCTCTGAGGTTGGGTCCGCTGCAGGGGGAAAGTGTGACGCTGTAGTGTCTGTAGTATATGCTGATATAGGCTACAAATATGTTTGGTATCATGTTCATCTACAATGCGGTTGTCGTCATCAACTTTTCGAACCAATAATTTTTTGTCGTAGTCGTAAttgtaattacatttttctttatttttaatattgtaatcTCTGTAGGGATGTCTGATATCAGTCGTATTTTGGGGACTCGGTTGTTCGTATTCGTTATTTATACTAGATAACGGAAATAATTTGACCTCTGATTGCGTTGGAGATGGAGATGTCAGCTTTTTCGTAGCAGGTGCCACTTTTGCTGATGAATTTCTTATGGTCGCAATTGTTTTTGATGTCATTTCTGTTGTTGATTCTCTAAACTTTCCGACAGTCTCTGTCAAACTTAAAGATCCCTTTGTCTTGTGGTTTATTAATGCCTTAGTTAATGTTGTTGTAGGgataatagaaaatttaacaTCTTCAGACGCTTTATGTATGTTTCCTTGAACGCCTTGACGAGATAATTCCTCTTTTTCTTGCCGTTTCATTGTTAATGATGTCAGTGATGGCTTTACTTTCACTCCATTATCCAAAATTAGTTGCCGCGCTAGTGTTGGCACTGTCTTCGACTCTTTCGAATTCATTGCACGGGAGGTAATAGCTATAGAAATTTCTTTAGCTTTTCGATACGTTTTTAAACTGTTTTTCTTTATCTTTACTTCCACATCAGCTGGCACAACTGGTTTTAATACCAGCGGTATTGAAGTAGTTGAAATGGCTTTTTCGGCCGTCCCTGCTGCCCTCTCGATAACATTCAATGTCGAACCTGTGGCATGATAAATGCGAAAACTGGCAAGTTACAAATTTAACATAAGAAAATTACGGTATATTgtataattgttattatttctgAGGGCGAAGCAGTTAAAGCGAAAAATTCACACAATCTGGCAAAGAACATTAAGCCATCCGAAACACATACAAAACCCGCATATCGACACCCACAATTAAGGGTTTAATTTGCTTGCGATTAGAAAAAACGGATCAAAAACATTAATAACGCTGTTGAAGCAAAGAATTTCTACCGATGTAATTGAAATACGATTTTCTCTCTTGAATTTAGTGCACGTGGCTGTCATTCCTTCAATTGCAGGACCTCTGAAAC
The sequence above is drawn from the Bactrocera tryoni isolate S06 chromosome 1, CSIRO_BtryS06_freeze2, whole genome shotgun sequence genome and encodes:
- the LOC120766348 gene encoding uncharacterized protein LOC120766348 — its product is MDLKGINTSNWWILFGVLVIIPGSTLNVIERAAGTAEKAISTTSIPLVLKPVVPADVEVKIKKNSLKTYRKAKEISIAITSRAMNSKESKTVPTLARQLILDNGVKVKPSLTSLTMKRQEKEELSRQGVQGNIHKASEDVKFSIIPTTTLTKALINHKTKGSLSLTETVGKFRESTTEMTSKTIATIRNSSAKVAPATKKLTSPSPTQSEVKLFPLSSINNEYEQPSPQNTTDIRHPYRDYNIKNKEKCNYNYDYDKKLLVRKVDDDNRIVDEHDTKHICSLYQHILQTLQRHTFPLQRTQPQRDSPHSNDYHLINSNSKSPKLQTDSVRKIRQQRTRQVKQQQLNLTAIAPVRAMKVVPETENYLIGNDTDFKIIMVFSNQTVKNKTDPSRNSNIVPTILTTRPYSDTTFGLAFDQEIVHTTTKEFQFQTVSPTTTKARTNRPPLTTTPRPIPSIDDHQTVISQAGTHAYLPCNVKQILRKPISWLRIRDGHILTVDQTTFIADQRFQPIFAPKPDRWSLQIKYVQLKDEGTYECQVSTEPKSSAIVTLRVVEAKTELIGEPTQHVKAGSQVKLRCIISQALDPPVFINWFHNHKQIYLHSRRGWRTEIERIEWPLHDFSTTAEATTSTAQGDSATTTTPPFDTAAAASAKPKAPVLATNFENEENSTPVVQTSVRDAKLTTGTPSTTLPISRLGTDVAMDLADSDGGFDFGTDNSTLSFLPTVAAAVDIVPAVVPTKVKTTHCPTTTLTITTTITMLAAVKVRDVTAASLIIPSVEKNDSGNYTCSPSNSAPKTVVLHVLNGEYSASAITSGVNDRIRITNQCKWREIILALIIWQWHQKFTAFLRHCEYFYRAERWIHVDSTNLC